TGTCACTTCAGAGTTGGCAGGCAGTGCGTTCAAGGCACCGACGTTCAGTTCTACCCAGTCACGTGTGACAACCTGGTCGAAGTTGTGAATCTTAGGCAGGCGACGGAACAAAGGAGTCTGTCCACCTTCAAATCCAAAACGCTTGGATTCGCCTGAACGCTGGCCCTGTCCGTTGTGACCACGTGTACTGGTTTTACCGTGGCCCGATGCGCGACCGCGACCAACACGACGCAATTTGCGACGTGCACCACGATTCGGCTTAAGATCTGTCAACTCCATTTCAATTCTCCTTTTGCGCCTGGCGCCTCTATAAACACTTGCAGTCACCCGCAATCACGATCCGTAGGATGGGATCGGAGTATGTTTATTTCGACTCGGCTTTAGCTTTTGTTTTCTTTGCGGCTGGCTTCTCTGCTTTTTTAGCAGCGATCACAGCGCGATGACCTGTCAACGGTTTGGCAGGTACTTTGCCATCTTCTTTCTCAACAGTGACGAGATGGCTTACTTTTGTGATCATGCCTCTAATCGTTGGAGTATCGGCATGCACAACCGAGCTTCCGAATTTACCCAATCCGAGAGCGCGAATAACTTTGATCTGAGTGTCTTTCTTAGCGACCAATCCGCTA
This is a stretch of genomic DNA from Candidatus Melainabacteria bacterium. It encodes these proteins:
- a CDS encoding 50S ribosomal protein L30; the protein is MLKITLTSGLVAKKDTQIKVIRALGLGKFGSSVVHADTPTIRGMITKVSHLVTVEKEDGKVPAKPLTGHRAVIAAKKAEKPAAKKTKAKAESK